In Schlegelella aquatica, one DNA window encodes the following:
- the asd gene encoding aspartate-semialdehyde dehydrogenase, with translation MATTLVGLVGWRGMVGSVLMDRMQQEGDFALIEPLFFSTSNAGGQAPAMAKNETTLQDAYDIEALKRCDIILTAQGGDYTTEVFPKLRAAGWKGHWIDAASTLRMKDDAVIVLDPVNLPVIKDALAQGGRNWIGGNCTVSCMLMGVGALYKAGLVEWMTTMTYQAASGGGAQHMRELLTQFGTLHAEVRDLLADPKSAILEIDRKIIGKQRSLAPEEMSNFGVPLGGSIIPWIDKDLGNGVSREEWKGGAETNKILGIGEAFGKPAIPVDGFCVRIGAMRCHSQALTFKLKKDVPLADIEQMIANDNAWVKVVPNTREATMQELTPVAVTGTLTIPVGRLRKLAMGPEYLGAFTIGDQLLWGAAEPLRRMLRILLEA, from the coding sequence ATGGCGACGACTTTGGTAGGACTTGTGGGCTGGCGCGGCATGGTCGGTTCCGTGCTCATGGACCGAATGCAGCAGGAGGGCGATTTCGCGCTCATCGAGCCCTTGTTCTTCAGCACCAGCAACGCCGGCGGGCAGGCCCCGGCGATGGCGAAGAACGAGACCACCCTCCAGGACGCCTACGACATCGAGGCGCTCAAGCGCTGCGACATCATCCTCACCGCGCAGGGCGGCGATTACACCACCGAGGTCTTCCCCAAGCTGCGTGCGGCCGGCTGGAAGGGGCATTGGATCGACGCCGCCTCGACGCTGCGCATGAAGGACGATGCCGTCATCGTCCTCGACCCGGTCAACCTGCCCGTCATCAAGGACGCGCTGGCCCAGGGCGGGCGCAACTGGATCGGTGGCAACTGCACGGTCAGCTGCATGCTGATGGGCGTGGGCGCGCTGTACAAGGCGGGTCTCGTCGAGTGGATGACCACGATGACCTACCAGGCCGCGTCGGGAGGGGGCGCGCAGCACATGCGGGAGCTGCTCACCCAGTTCGGCACGCTCCATGCCGAAGTGCGCGACCTCCTGGCCGACCCGAAGAGCGCCATCCTCGAGATCGACCGCAAGATCATCGGCAAGCAGCGCTCCCTGGCGCCCGAGGAGATGTCCAACTTCGGGGTGCCGCTCGGCGGCAGCATCATCCCCTGGATCGACAAAGACCTGGGCAACGGCGTGAGTCGCGAGGAATGGAAGGGGGGCGCCGAGACGAACAAGATCCTCGGCATCGGCGAGGCCTTTGGCAAACCCGCCATTCCCGTGGACGGCTTCTGCGTGCGCATCGGCGCGATGCGCTGCCACAGCCAGGCGCTCACCTTCAAGCTCAAGAAGGACGTTCCCCTGGCCGACATCGAGCAGATGATCGCCAACGACAACGCGTGGGTGAAGGTGGTGCCGAACACCCGCGAGGCGACCATGCAGGAGCTGACACCGGTGGCCGTCACCGGCACGCTGACCATCCCCGTCGGACGTCTGCGCAAGCTGGCGATGGGGCCCGAGTACCTGGGAGCCTTCACGATCGGCGACCAGTTGTTGTGGGGAGCTGCGGAGCCGCTGCGGCGCATGCTGCGCATCCTGTTGGAGGCCTGA